CTAAGTTTTATTGAGGGAAGAACTTTCGAGAAGCCAACAAGCAACGCTGAGGAAAATGTACAGGAGACTGAAGCTGGCGAATCTTTCACATTAAATCCCGGAgaagattttcaaaattgctTTCCAAGACAGCGGATATTGTAGAACAATCTCAAGTGAAGTATTGGCAAGATATTGGTGCAATTATTTGAAAGGAAGGAGAAATATTCTGACAGTACCTTGCTAGCAAAGGGATTTACCAATCCACTGACGCTAAAATGGGGTAGTAAATTAGATAAATTGCATTCTAACGTGACTTTATATAGTGGGAAACAGATATGTAGCACACAAAACGGC
This genomic window from Saccharomyces cerevisiae S288C chromosome I, complete sequence contains:
- the DFP2 gene encoding DUP240 family protein (Member of DUP240 gene family but contains no transmembrane domains; green fluorescent protein (GFP)-fusion protein localizes to the cytoplasm in a punctate pattern), whose protein sequence is MNKYLFDHKIWSTPYYFYCEEDCHRLFLSFIEGRTFEKPTSNAEENVQETEAGESFTLNPGEDFQNCFPRQRIL